One genomic window of Diospyros lotus cultivar Yz01 chromosome 8, ASM1463336v1, whole genome shotgun sequence includes the following:
- the LOC127807147 gene encoding pentatricopeptide repeat-containing protein At3g21470, translated as MSIYLHSNQDEHMIFCITFPYNIKRFLQVSLIIYCMTPYSTNSIHSGNMDLKLCLKNSSDRFGSGQIMPLKSRHCLDGLEFPGTDPNDAEMNRRLSQNLQDLTTQTQPQHHQKQIPSNRETISLSSEPCAAQSLPAPSNWCRHIRKCISRRAYRDVLVIYTRIRHPGINLSGVLPLLLKACSSLAMLNHGKALHAESVKMGMESDVMVGTSLIDMYAKCGRVFDSRKVFDNMPERNVVTWNAMIGGCLKSGDISLALFLFKHMSTRSAVTWIEMIEGFARRGDADIARKFFDQVPVELRTVVTWTVMVDGYARNGDMEAANEVFEQMPERNYFVWSSLISGYCKKGDVQAAMAIFNRIPERNLVNWNSLITGLAQNGCCEEALDVFKKMQAEGFEPDEVTITSVLSACGQIGLLDTGKEIHQMIVNKGVKINQFVLNGLVDMYAKCGDLRSAKLIFERMTERNDACWNAMISGLAIHGQCNEALEFLRRMEASNEKPNGITFLSVLSACAHRGFVEKGLEIFSKMEKYGLKASIKHYGCIIDLLGRAGRLKEAYDLIKRMPVKANDTVWGALLGACRIHSDTDMADQVVKQVARDSDPEYSHDSHYVLLSNIYAASDSWEKAERMRMVMLDKGFQKTTGHSWFTSFSAATT; from the exons ATGAGCATATATTTGCACTCAAACCAAGATGAGCATATGATCTTCTGCATTACCTTTCCATATAACATAAAAAGATTTTTACAAGTGAGTTTGATAATATACTGTATGACACCATATTCAACAAATTCGATCCATTCAGGGAATATGGACttaaaattatgtttgaaaaacaGTTCGGATAGATTCGGGTCGGGACAAATTATGCCTCTAAAGTCTAGACATTGTTTAGACGGGCTCGAATTCCCTGGGACAGACCCAAATGATGCTGAGATGAATAGAAGACTGTCCCAAAACTTACAGGACTTGACAACCCAAACCCAACCCCAACACCACCAGAAGCAGATCCCCTCAAACAGAGAGACCATCAGCCTGAGCTCTGAACCCTGCGCCGCGCAGAGCTTGCCAGCTCCATCAAATTGGTGTCGCCACATAAGAAAATGCATCTCTCGGAGGGCATACAGAGACGTCCTTGTAATCTATACCCGTATCCGGCACCCAGGAATTAATCTTTCGGGTGTTCTTCCGTTGCTTCTCAAAGCCTGTTCTTCCCTTGCCATGCTCAACCATGGCAAGGCCTTGCACGCGGAGTCTGTCAAGATGGGGATGGAGTCTGATGTAATGGTGGGTACTTCGTTGATTGATATGTACGCGAAATGCGGTCGAGTTTTTGATTCCCGCAAGGTGTTTGACAATATGCCTGAGAGGAATGTTGTTACGTGGAATGCGATGATAGGAGGATGCTTGAAGAGCGGCGACATTAGTTTGGCTTTGTTTTTGTTCAAGCACATGTCGACACGGTCTGCAGTTACATGGATTGAAATGATTGAAGGTTTTGCCAGGAGAGGAGACGCTGATATTGCAAGGAAATTTTTTGATCAG GTTCCAGTGGAGTTGAGGACTGTGGTGACTTGGACTGTGATGGTTGATGGGTATGCTAGGAATGGGGACATGGAAGCTGCAAATGAAGTTTTTGAGCAAATGCCAGAGAGGAATTACTTTGTTTGGTCTTCCTTGATTTCTGGGTATTGCAAAAAAGGGGATGTTCAGGCTGCCATGGCCATTTTCAATAGGATTCCAGAGAGGAATTTGGTGAACTGGAATTCATTGATTACTGGGCTAGCTCAAAACGGGTGTTGTGAGGAAGCCCTGGATGTATTTAAAAAGATGCAAGCCGAGGGGTTTGAACCAGATGAAGTTACTATAACAAGTGTTTTATCTGCCTGTGGGCAAATTGGGTTGCTGGATACTGGGAAAGAGATCCACCAAATGATCGTTAACAAGGGTGTTAAAATTAACCAATTTGTTCTTAATGGGTTGGTTGACATGTATGCTAAATGTGGTGATCTAAGGAGtgcaaaattgatttttgaaaggatgACCGAGAGGAATGATGCCTGTTGGAATGCTATGATCTCAGGTTTAGCTATTCATGGGCAGTGCAATGAAGCTCTTGAATTTTTGCGCAGAATGGAGGCTTCAAATGAGAAGCCCAATGGGATAACATTCCTATCGGTTCTATCAGCCTGTGCACACAGGGGATTCGTTGAAAAAGGTCttgaaattttctcaaaaatggagaaatatggCTTGAAAGCCAGCATTAAGCATTATGGATGCATAATTGACCTTCTGGGGCGGGCAGGGAGATTGAAAGAAGCTTATGATTTGATAAAGAGGATGCCAGTGAAAGCGAACGACACAGTTTGGGGAGCTCTACTTGGAGCATGCCGGATTCACTCAGACACTGATATGGCAGATCAGGTGGTGAAGCAAGTTGCAAGAGATTCTGACCCGGAGTACAGCCATGATTCACATTATGTGctattatcaaatatttatgCCGCTTCAGATAGCTGGGAGAAAGCTGAAAGGATGAGGATGGTCATGTTGGATAAAGGATTTCAAAAGACAACCGGGCATAGTTGGTTTACAAGTTTTTCTGCTGCTACTACATGA